The segment GGCATTGTTTCAAAAAAGACATAATGTCATTATAGGAACAAGGGATAAAGAATTCACAATCGATTTATTGAATGCCTATAAAATTAAACACACTGTTCTTACAAGCAAAGGCCAAGGCCTAACAGGTTTAATAATAGAGCTCATTAAACAACAATTTAAAATATCAAGAATAATCAGGAAAAACCAGATAGACCTGATGCTCCAGATAAGCGGCATATTCAACGCGCCAGTTGGAAGATATTACGGAGTACCGACACTTGCTTTCTCAGACACTGAAAATGACAGATGGGGAAATAAATTATCTTTTCCACTAAGCAGACATGTTATCCTGCCGACCTGCTTTGACCATAAAGTCGGTGGTTCCTGGAAAAATCAGATCCATTATCCCGGCTATCATGAATTGGCGTATTTAGCCCCTCGTTACGTGACTAAAAGAATCGAACCGGAAAATAAATTCCTGGTTCGATTCGTGGGATGGCAGGCAGGTCACGATATTGGCGAAAAAGGATTGTCTATTAATCAAAAAATAGAAATCGTCAATATCCTAAAAGATTTCGGGTCCGTTCATATTACTTCTGAAGCTCCTTTACCTGATGAAATTGCAAAATTTGCCTGTAAAATTCATCCGTCTGAAATACACGACTTCATGTTGTCATGTAAAATGATTGTGGGCGAATCTGCAACAATGGCATCGGAAGCGGCATGCCTGGGTATTCCGGCGATTTTTATTTCAAATACGGGAAGGGGTTATACAACGGAGCAGGATAAAAAATATGGCCTTATAAAACATTACCAATTGAACCAATGGAACGAAATTGTGCAAACTATGAAGGAATGGGCATCTAAAGACCTAAATGAAGAATGGCAGAAACGGCGTTGGAATATGTTGAAAGATAAGATTGACGTTACGTCTTGGATAGTTGATCTTATAGAACATTATTCTGAAAGTTTTGCAACCGCACAGAAGGGCGAATTTTCGCAGTACGCACTAACTTATGAGTGATGAATAATTAAGGGTGTGAATAGCGGAATATCGTATGCTTTACACAAATCGACAGTTACATCCTTATCTCGAGAAGCGGCTAAAACTTCTCCCCCCTCCCTTGTCACTTTCTTGATGAGATTGCGAAAAAGATGAACATGTGCAGGACAGGATGTCCCAGATCAAAAAGTAATTTCATTTGATTTGATTATCATATTTCTTGATGCAATTATCAATTAAGGATATATGACTTTTAGTCCACTCTATTGTAAGCATTATCCCTTTTTTTAAATTGATCATGGGGCCAAAACCCAATTGATTTTTTGCCTTTTCAGTACTTCCAAAACGTTTTCCGGAGCGATCCCAATTTCGTTTTGGACCCATTTGAACTGGAACAGGATTTTCGGTAAGTTTATTTATCAATTGAGCAAGTTTCAATACAGGGGTTTCAATACCACCGGCCAGATTATAAACTTCACCCGGTTTCCCGGTTGTTGCACACAACATTAATCCGCGCACAATATCATCAACATATATGAAATCACGAGTAGCAATACCACCGTTTTCCACTATAAGTGGCATCTTTTTGACTGCGCGGTAAATAAAGGTGGGGATTACGTTACGCCAAACGGTAGCCGGTGTTCCCCGCCACTTCCCTGCTCCAAGTATTTCTCCCGGACCATAGACATTCTGAAACCGAGCCTTAACTATGGGAAGATTATCATGCATAAAGTAGTAGTTTGAATAGAATTCTCCAATAATCTTTGAAATCTGATAAGGACTATCCAAGTAGAGTGATACAGGTGTATCTTCGGTTGTTGCATGAGCTGTCTCATATGTTTTTTCTGCCACGGTACATCCCGCTGAAGAATAGACAACTTTTTTGATTCTGCTAAAATTTTTAATATGCTCATACAGTTTAAGAGTTGTCAGCGTATTATTTTCATGATCGGCGAGAGGATTATGAATAGAACTCTGGTTTCCGTGATAAGTAGCGAGATGAAACACATAATCAAAATCATCTTTCAGCATAGATAGTATCCTGTCATCTGCTATCGATCCCTCTATAAATTTTACATTTGGGACTGCGGGAACATTAACTCTTTCAGCGGAAAGCAGGTTGTCAACAATAACGATTTCAACCTGCCTCGTTTCTAAGAGTGTCTTTACCAGATTACTTCCTATGAAACCTGCACCACCGATCACTAACATCTTTTTTGAGAAAAATTCTTTCAATTCTTTTCCCTGGTTTACCTTCGTTTATTTCAATTTATGAGGTTTTTATAGTAGTGACTTTTATCATGAAATTCCTGTTGCCAAACTTCAAGACTTAGCAATCCCCAAATCTTTCTACCGAACGTTGATTCCGAATCAAGACCTTTTAGTACTTCTTCAGAATTTATATAAAACCGTTCTTTTGCTTTTCGTGAGTTAAAAATATCAAAGATATATTCACGCAAGCTTCCCTTAAACCATTCGTTAACAGGTACGGGGAAGCCCATTTTGTTTTTTCTGTTTGCGATGATATCCGGAAGAAGGTCTCTTACTGCATTGAGAAGGACCATTTTTAATGTTCCGTCCTTGAACTTGATATCAGACGGCATTGTTGCAGCAAACTCGACAATCGGGTGATCAAGAAATGGCACACGTGATTCAAGACCATGAGCCATGCTCATGCGGTCTTCAACTTGAAGTAACGCAGGTAATAGTGTTTTAAAATCGAAATGCGTCATTTTGTCCAAGTAGGATTCTTTACCGACATTGCTTCCATTGAAGATCTTGGAAAAAGCCTCGAATGGCGAGTAATCTCCGAGTACATCCCATCTGATTTCTTTTTCTAAAGTATTTGCTCGATTGATAAGCCGATAGTAGCGCTTATCGATATCATCAAAAAGACCTTCTCCCCAAAATTCCCTGATTAGTGGCTTATAATTTTGCAGGGCAATTAAATTTGGTATGATCGATTCATAAGTGACTATAAAGTTTCCGTTCTGTAATGTGCCATCAATAGCCCCTTTGATACACTGTTCAAAATATGCAATCAGATAGCGGGTATATCCACCGAATATTTCGTCTCCACCTTGCCCTCCAAGAACTACCTTCCGATATTGCGATGCAAGCTTTGATACGTGATACTGGGGAAAAGAACCAGGTCCTGCAACAGGGTAATCAAGGTGATAAATAACCTTATTAAATGTTTTTATAAAATCATCACTTGTTATTTCTATCTCATGAAGCGACAACCCATAAGATGATCCAAGCGCTTTGGCATATTTACTTTCGTCATACAATTCACCAAGGGAGAATTTGCCAGTGAATGCTTTAAATTCATCATCATTAGTAAATGATGAAGCAAGTGAGGTGATAGCGCTCGAATCAATTCCACCACTTAAATATGATCCGAAAGGCACATCGCTTACAATATGATATTCGACAGACTCATTAATGAGATTGCGGAGTTCCTCTGTGAAATATC is part of the bacterium genome and harbors:
- the asnB gene encoding asparagine synthase (glutamine-hydrolyzing), translated to MCGIAGILNLEHSPYPNLKEHLHVMNQVQSHRGPDGEGIWTHQHNHVGFAHRRLSIIDLNTGAQPMTDINGNVICYNGEIYNYRDLKKELSNYQFKTSSDTEVILAAYNKWGTECVNHLRGMFAFAIWDGRKMRLFCARDRFGIKPFYYAVINNVLVFASEAKTLLLFLPQIETDIDALNDYLTFQFILDGKTLFAGIHELPAGHTMTVNRNNIQTNQYWEVYYIPDFNHTARYFTEELRNLINESVEYHIVSDVPFGSYLSGGIDSSAITSLASSFTNDDEFKAFTGKFSLGELYDESKYAKALGSSYGLSLHEIEITSDDFIKTFNKVIYHLDYPVAGPGSFPQYHVSKLASQYRKVVLGGQGGDEIFGGYTRYLIAYFEQCIKGAIDGTLQNGNFIVTYESIIPNLIALQNYKPLIREFWGEGLFDDIDKRYYRLINRANTLEKEIRWDVLGDYSPFEAFSKIFNGSNVGKESYLDKMTHFDFKTLLPALLQVEDRMSMAHGLESRVPFLDHPIVEFAATMPSDIKFKDGTLKMVLLNAVRDLLPDIIANRKNKMGFPVPVNEWFKGSLREYIFDIFNSRKAKERFYINSEEVLKGLDSESTFGRKIWGLLSLEVWQQEFHDKSHYYKNLIN
- a CDS encoding DUF354 domain-containing protein, with protein sequence ALFQKRHNVIIGTRDKEFTIDLLNAYKIKHTVLTSKGQGLTGLIIELIKQQFKISRIIRKNQIDLMLQISGIFNAPVGRYYGVPTLAFSDTENDRWGNKLSFPLSRHVILPTCFDHKVGGSWKNQIHYPGYHELAYLAPRYVTKRIEPENKFLVRFVGWQAGHDIGEKGLSINQKIEIVNILKDFGSVHITSEAPLPDEIAKFACKIHPSEIHDFMLSCKMIVGESATMASEAACLGIPAIFISNTGRGYTTEQDKKYGLIKHYQLNQWNEIVQTMKEWASKDLNEEWQKRRWNMLKDKIDVTSWIVDLIEHYSESFATAQKGEFSQYALTYE
- a CDS encoding NAD-dependent epimerase/dehydratase family protein, which translates into the protein MLVIGGAGFIGSNLVKTLLETRQVEIVIVDNLLSAERVNVPAVPNVKFIEGSIADDRILSMLKDDFDYVFHLATYHGNQSSIHNPLADHENNTLTTLKLYEHIKNFSRIKKVVYSSAGCTVAEKTYETAHATTEDTPVSLYLDSPYQISKIIGEFYSNYYFMHDNLPIVKARFQNVYGPGEILGAGKWRGTPATVWRNVIPTFIYRAVKKMPLIVENGGIATRDFIYVDDIVRGLMLCATTGKPGEVYNLAGGIETPVLKLAQLINKLTENPVPVQMGPKRNWDRSGKRFGSTEKAKNQLGFGPMINLKKGIMLTIEWTKSHISLIDNCIKKYDNQIK